The genomic window tgaacatcactgatacagctcatcccacaattaatacttcgttactaatgacaaccaacaagaacccgcaatcgatcctttaattctttttatcatatgtttaatcacccactggaggtgccactgataacttgtaggGATactttcagcaatggtaagttgtaagcttcaatttgagaaagcgttccgttccgtggtttagtccatcattccgtaccgttccgttccgttctgttcgttagaatagaccccaccttcGTGATCCACGCACACATAATAAGGCTGCTCGAATAATTGCAAATGATAATCGTGCCCTCACATATCCCATCACAACACTATAATTCTTTTCCCATTTAACTGATAGAGAGTCTGCAAGCTTGCGCAAAAAATAATCAGCCTCTGAGCCAAATAAACCATCTACAGAAAAGCACAGATGCATGAAACTGGCACGACGCGCCAGACAAGCAGCACCATACTTCCTCCTTTTCTCAACTTCAGCAGTACGAAGGACAGCCTGAGGTGAACGAGATTGATATGAAGGAGCATCTGTGTCAACAACCCGAACATCAAACAAAGCATCAACTTGAGACTGCCAAACACCACGAATTCTTACATCAGCAATCAGGGTCTCAGAAGATGGATCATCCATCTTTTCTTCGCAAACCACAGGCTCCTTCTGAACCTGTCCCCAAGCCAATGAAGCTAGATCACAAATTGCATCATGCACCTCATTATGTCTCTGACAAACCAAGCCACCTACATGGCAATCTAAGGCATGTTCCACAATAAAAAGAGAGccacaaccatcacaaactggtGGTAAATTTAACAACGGCTTTCTATAACGCAAAGCAAGTGCATCCCTAAATTCCTGTGCAGACAAATCAAAATGATGACTCCATAAAGGAAGAACTGACAACCAAGAAGAGGTACATTCTCTAGCCCTCAAGATAGCATGCTGTTGTGCTGCAGCAAAGTTCCCAATCAGACTGTTAAAAACTCCAGAAAAATTATCTGACTTTAATTTACCAAACATAGACTTTGAGGACTGAACTGAATCAATATAAGCCCCTAATTCAAAAGTGACAGCACTCAATATAGACTCACGAAGAAGAGCGGATGAACTTAAAGATGACTCGAAATAATGATTGGAAACAGCTAGCGGATTAGAAAGACCAAGTCCACCCATATGGACCGGCAGAGTAAATAACTGCCTTTCAGCAACAGATACTTCAACTCCAAATAATGCTGGTAAAAAAACAGGAAAAGAGACAGTGTTCAAGCTCAGCCAAAATAGGACTACAGTTAGGAATTACTCTCATAAGAAACATCCATTCAGATTGTAGAGATCGTGTCAAAGCGATAAAAGAAGCCTGAGGCTGAGAAACAGATACAGTAGCCAGGACTCTAATGTGAGTACACTAATGACGAACCTTCTGGAGAACATAGTCCTGGATTTCAACGGACCTGCCAAGAAATCCACCCAAAAATCTTGTGCCAGTGGCCACTCGAACGCCAAGTTCACCAAAAGCTTCATTAGCAAGAGACAAAGAGGAAACTGCAACCACTACACAACATTTAGATGGCTGAGGGGTATAACCAAACTGAGGGCCCCTGGAACATAATAACTTAAACTCCTCCAACAAACCACCAGCCGAGGCATCATCCGCATACCATACCTGAGTCCACCTCTGGGGAGACTGCACAGATTGAATCAAAGGAAGGATCCCCACAGCATATACAAACATAGATAAAGGATCACCTTGGGTAACACCTTCCTTACTGAAGAGAAACTTCTGTTGTCCATGCAAAACCAACACAGTCCAGCCACGATAAGTGTTAAACACAAAACGAGCACAACGAGGCCAAAGATTACGAACATTGAGAAGCATGGCAATACGGTTCAAAGAATTAAATGCGTTGGAAGCATCAATCATTAATACCCCCAGCCAGTGGTCAAATTCTGGTTGACATCAAAGAGTTCAGTCATCACATGGATTGCACCCTCAATTCCTCCAGGGAGGCCAGCACACAGTTGTTGTGATCCACAAGCCAAAGATGCATCTGAACGTGTAAATAAACATATGACCTTACCCACAACACGCCTAAGGGTCTCCCCCACTCCAATCGGACGTACACCTGGGCATTTGTCTAGTGCTATAAGTCGACTAGCTAGTAATGCACGAATATTATCCCATGGAACCATAGAGTTACACAAAAGCCGACATAAGGAAGCTACAGCCTCCCTCAAACGTGCACTGGCAGAACCATGTCTAAGAAGGGCATCCCTCCAATGAGCAGACTGACAGCCCCCAGGACCAGCACCTCCCTGGAGACGACCAGCAACAAATTGTACATGAGCAGCAGTTATCTCAACATCTTCCATGAATGGAAAGGTTTCACAATGGGGAAGGGCAGAATCAGGCGGAACCTGAGGCTCAGGATGCTTTGACTTTAAGGCATCAACAACAGATTGGGTAGGATTCAACAAACCACCTCCAGTTCGTTCAGTAATCCAACGTATGGCAGCACGAACATTGCCCTGTAACATTAGTTTTGTAAACACTCTTACTAAATGATCCTCAGAGGAATTACTGGAGCGTTTAAATGACTTACTTAAAGTCCCATCACAACATTGGGCCTCCTGGAGCAACACATCAAATTGACCACCCTGCCAAAGAGCAAGTCTTTTTTCCAATAATCTTCGGATGTCACAACCCTTGTGTACAGAGCGGTCCCTTTGTAACATAACAGCACTATACACCGAAACACGTTCAGAAGGATATTCTCAATTACACAAATAAATTAATTCATCAGCCAGCTGATCAATATAACGTTGCCAATACTACCTCTGGGCAAGGAGTAAAGTGAGCCCTTATGATGAACAATAATAGACCAACGCTCACACCACACAGAGCTCCGATTACCTCCATCAGAAGATACTAGAGGGGCACCATATGCCTTAAGAAATAATTCATTGATGTGTGGAGGTAAAGAAAAATCGCCACCAACACTACAACACTcactactagctacatgtacatcatTCACAACAGAGTCAAACCTAGCAGTGTCCGAATGCTGCAGTACAGTATCAGTAGAAGGGCTCCTTGCAGTCATATCAAGTCCATGATCCCCTAACGCAGAATTCCTAATAGAGCCCACCTCGTTAGAGACCACCGAATTCACCGAACAACTGACCAATGTGTTTCCACAACGATGAATCTTCACTGGCAAACATGAGGTACAAGGCCTGCCAGCTCGAACACAGACACTTCTCTTACAAACAGCGTTTTTACCATTACAGGGACAACAGGGCGccatgcagtggcgtagccaaggggggcaaggggaggcatttgccctcccgtcactaagtgatgttttttaAACTTTCgtcacaagctttccagtaactgacacgcatcccaaattactgtttgtgcactactacgcgagtgcacacaacattcaactcgtttgtgaatggtgataataatacgatgatttcttgcgcgttacaagcaattaataaaacgatGCGCTAAAAATAAGCTATGCCCTAATCCCAGGGGTTCCCCGTGTAGATACTGCcttcaccgaacgaaaatattagacacaattctatatttagcctacactactcacgtgatagtgcatttttcgaatctaaagacagatgacccgctcaaagtgactttgcaagagtcgcaactctgaagtgacaagtgatatgcaatgatgctacaaacctacgaggtgataaagtgttaaatggatccataggcggatctgagggggggctaaggggtgctgtgccccccctggcccttctcttgcccccccaTTGGACTTACAGTACTAtgttgataccagaaactggaatgattcatgcattcacactgtattcagaagtatagaaaaccAATAGGCAAATAGAAAACaatagttataaatgtactttacagttatactgtacattgtaaagaaagtgaggcaaataagtttAAATTGTTGTGCAAAGaccgagatgctctaatagagcagtcactactctaatagaacagtcacaattctaatgtcctTATAACAATGCTATACACCTGtatattttgatttagtacactttacaggTTTTATCTCTGATAGGCttaatctttatatgcattgcaagcatacactttttaagCTAAAttctatcaaaaatgctcccaaatttaAACCTAGGagatctaattttcaaaaattttctctaactacagttgtaaaactgtatgtctatcattcatccagctatactcaataaagttatgcaactgaatataacttgtatacTACAGTGGAGGATCCAGATGGGTTTctacccccttttaaatttagcttagtggcattctcattacataaacattgttgtattgacaatttgtcatagcaaacaactatataccagtagcatgcatgcagttgcacttaactaacactatttatagctattaaactatcagcaacacttcatttttcatctcccgatgcattaaaaacgatcgagatactctaatagagcagtcaagtaactactctaatagagcaatcaaagccacagcttgtagtcaccatatttgccctatagttagctatagtatttagtaattatttacagtttaaagtattgaatttattgtaattgctaacctaaaatccaatctcagagcttctaaaatctcaaaattttccagagAATTgttatcagatgccttatttagctataccaattttcagaagcccctttttaaaaatcctagatctgccatggtactagaattcctcttagtggaacaAACACTGTTGGgaactaaaacttcttgccccccccttggccccccctgacagtgcctcctagatccgcctatgaatggatcaactttattttcccgagttaatcatactggatcttcgtacagtgtagtggcatgccagtttaatttttttcacttaGTCGgtcagtcagatgatccgtcacaagcttacaaattctgctaacagggtatagagttgggatttcgtgccaatacatggcgtttgaatttcgctggctgaagtgagtgagctcgtcatactatgccagtgtgctaggactgcagcacagactgtggctggcgtaagtaactgtgacacattgtaattgtactaaaatattcacaatatagttctactggattgtggTCAAATTTgctggagtacagttgtggcatgtgcgatgatgctcgacgaaaataGTTATTTCCAatgataagtgataactggtagcaatcagtaatgaagtagttatgtagctagtcacacaagctgtaataatacaactccgtatgttggctagcccatcattgggtcattagccttttgtgcaattatgaacaatgtcgagtgttttgtggggATGCCTGCCCCCCCACCACTATCTGGCTAGCTACACCCCTGGCGCCATGGCGCgcgttattattattactattattattactacGCCAGTGTAAGCGAATACTTGGCACCATCATACACGTGTTATCCAACAAAAGACTTTTGTACAAAAAGGATGTATCCTTATAAACTGTTTGCGTTATTTACAGGTccttgtgttaattgttcattATGTACTAATTACTTCTTACAAAACTAAATGGCTATACTCTGTCCATAAACAATCTATATTACACTAttgtagggtccgcaaaccgaaaaatcgatatcttcaaatcgacttacagactatagtcatgtgtaggggtaggtctaatcaagaaaacactagagtggcagcaaatttcgtctatctcttctagtgaaaataacgcGAAATACCTTGAACTCGATCGATTTTTCACCGTCGTAATTTGCAATGTTATTTTTTGGGTcaaaactctctctcaagctttgagaggttgtccactcttactatggagtatagatagttttaaaacaattaattaatatttggtggtGGCGTCGCGCACGTAGCCGATCGGCGAAGAAAAgacgtttcgtgatctggagcacagcagacttgcaggaaatactgcaacatatactgcagtgatcacctccaagtcaagtacctgtgtgcagaatatggtgtggattgaagtttgttgaccatctggctgagaccagcctcACCGATTTAGCGAAAAATTCCTCCATGATCCAACAAATACTGTAGTCTCGTGCAACTTAACACCTTTAGGTGTGCTGGAGTATAGAAATGATTGCTCAGAGCAAGTATAAACTTATATCGATGGCTTGATTACTGACGGTAAATTTTACAGTTAGCTGATAACGCAATATATTGtgcaaaactaaaactcttgtaATGAAAGTTTTACGGCACTCAGCATAATATTGCTGACTTTATATGATTATAAATCACTGTGAGTACAGTAAGAAGATCATTTCTATACTCCAGCACACCTAAAGGTGTACGAGATTAAAGGATGGAGTCCAGAGGTTTGAGTGCAAGCCCagatctatatagctatgtacatgcagGTCATGCAGCATAGTTATAATCATGCACAACTTTTTATAGTTAAAAATTAGAGCTTATGATTATCTGATCATctattttcatgtgatactcagatGCAGTAGCATGCAAGGTCAGATGGTATGCTCCCCAGACAAGTTTTTACATGCCTAGATATCACATCTGCATGAAAAACTATATTATACAAAGCCAAGATATTTcctggtagctaattttgtacTAAAGTACCAACTTATTCAGTCTCAATCATGTATAGTAGCTATTATCATATCCTGTGCAAGACATTAAAAACATAGTATTACTTTCATGACACAAAATCTTTAAAACCGAAGTTTAGTTATTtgtgatttggaagaaatttgattttaattgttataatgagATGCCAATCAGGTGATTTGCTGgaacttgaaaattgatataGTTATAATGGATTAGATCAAACATTTAATAAGAGCAGTAGTGATATGTCACTGAATTTAGAGTAATTATCACGATGACTTTGTTGTGTTAATATATgtaaccggatttgcaaaaaggtacctttttcacacacaaaatttgaccaattttttgaactttaaagcttcataactttttgatcgtGGCTTATAAttgattgaaattttcaataaaTGTAGCCACAGTTTCTGGCTAcatttgatactaagagcaggttaatcagtataaggagtcaagtgttacatcattttgtttgctggtatgtcaaatgtgtggaaaaggtaccttttcgcaaatccggtcacatattaagatcttttcacaaaattcaaatagttCTATGGAAATGGagctactataattattgctaatactGCCCCCATGCATAAGTGGACTCAGTATATACATACCAAATAGTAGTACATTGCATATCAAAATGAAAATGCAGGTGCTATGTCTAGACTATATACCTTTTAGCCCTGTTGAGTATGAGGAAGAAGATACTTTTCAGAAAAAGTTACAATGATTTTATTATATATAGCAAGCAATATGCCAGCATTAAAATATATAGATCAATATATATACcaatacaacatagctatactatgtataacttgaaggaaactctccaatagagcagtcagatattcttatagaacagtcagaaatagATTTTTCGTACATAATGTCACTTAAATTGATCAACAGTcacaaaaattattatttaaCTACACTCATAGTAGTTGTCCAGTATATTCCACaacatttttgtaaaattatatattaGCTATGAGAGGCTTGTAGTCCATGAGATGGAGGGGTCAGTCGATACCATCTGAGCTGAATAAGGCTCATTGCTTTTTTTGAGAAGGTATCCATCCCAATAGCACAAAAATGCATGATAGCAATGAATTTGTGGTAGCTATTAATTTTTATGGTCATAATAGTAATTACGTGATATTAAAATTATGCAATCATAGTACTAAGTACAAAAAACATTTTGTGTTCATTTTTAAAAGTCATAATCTTCTTCTAGTTCATCTTGAAGTTCATTTATgacatcttcatcatcatcagcatGATCAGCCTGATTGTCATAGACTTCAGTCTACACATTTCTGTACACTTGAGCCCATTAGTCATACAAACGCACCTTGGCAGCTCACACTTCTTTGCACAATTGCAAGCTAGAAGATCTAAAATAGCTTGGGGTGCTGATTGACCAGTCATCCAGTGTACCACTAGTTGAGTGTCTGATCCTTCTACTTCATTCTTCCATTCCCTGCCTTCAGGACTTGGAATAGTAGGGTTCTGTTCCAAATATCTTCACCATATGGCAGCCTGAAAATTTGATCGAAGAGCGTGCTGAACTAGGCAATCTTTACAAGGTGGGAGCAGATGGCTTTCAACCTCACCCTTCTTGGCACAGAACAGATGATACCTTAGCTCATTAACTTTAGTAGAAGATGTCTTGGGAGCATAGAGGTGGCACGTGAATCGCTCAAGCTTGTTCATTAACTCTAATGACACATCCCACTCTTTACCCAATTCCATAAAGGTATCTTGGTAATCCTTGCTGTGAGTCAGCATCTTCAGAGCTTTAGCTTTACCTTTACCAGCAAATGCACTGACAGTGTCACACCCAGTATATGCGTGCATACCAATTAGGGCTTGGCACACAGATATTCCCACACCAGAACCAACTTTATTGATGTCTATAACTCTTTTCCTTATTTTTGTGCCGCACTTCTGAAATAAGGGTACTCCAATGGCATCATGGAAAGCTAACAACATGATGAAAACATCTGTATCTTCTGAGCAGATAACTACAGCCTGATATCCATCTTTTGCTACATGAGTAGCATGTAGCAAAAGGCGTCCATCAGCTTCTTCTTGATTACACTGTAGACATGGTACTTGCACGCATTCCTCTGATGTAATTCTGTAATAAACCTCACTAACAGTAGCATACAAAACTTTCTCACCCAATTGTTCTCTGTGCTGTGTACTCTTCCATTCATTTACTAAAAAGGCGGTTAAGCTGGTTTTGTTAGTGGTTCTTGACAAGAAATTCCTCTGATAGCTAACTGATGTGATAATGGAGATTCcactatacactacacacactaacaCTACACATACTTGACAATACATACTATATGGGATTATTGTACATACACCAATCACACAATCCAATGGTTTACCTGTTGCTCCAACATTTGATAGTTCTGAGCTTGACATGTGGTCAAGACCTCAACACTGACATGTCTGAATAAACACTGTACCATCTCTTGCAGTACAGCCTGTATCTTCTTGGACTGTTGGAGATGTTTCTGAAATAAGTTAACACCACTTGCAAAATAATAGCTTAATACGTATTATGTAAATCTGTCTCCAGTTGATTGTAGTCTTCAttcacacacaacatacactcacactcacactcacacacaaacactcacactcacacacaatatatacacacacacacacgcacactacaaacacacacaacatacacactacagacactcacacgcacacacacacacacacacacacacacacacacacacacacacacatacacacacacatacacacacacacactcgcacaaactacacacacattATTACCTGACACATTGAATGTTTCCTTATAACATCCCCTAGCTCCACACCAACACTAGACAACACATCCACTCCATCACCAATCACATCCACCTCTCTCTCACACAGACATACAACATGACCACACAACACTCTCTCATCACATAACAATGTCAACTGCTCCACCACAGTCAGCCAGCCCTCCTGAATATTACTCTTCTTAGTACACAAATCTGATACAATTTTAGATTGTGGTGTTGTATTTCTAAGTGATGCAAAAGGCATTGTTGATGCTACGAATGTGTCAATCTGTTGTAATAGGCTGTGCTTGATGTCAGCTTTAGACATGAACAAGAGATGAAGTTCCTACGATCAAAACATTACAGAAATTTTAAAGATTAGTTAAGCAACAAGTCTGCATAGTATGTACATAAAGATTATAAATTGTTGCAAATAATGTTCTATAACACATGTTATTATTAAGGCTTCATAATATCTGTTAAGACATCCGTGACAACTTCAGAATCTTGTTATAATAGTATTTCAAACTTTACTAACAAACCACAAAATAGATTTTGGAGACTACATACATATCAAGTTTAGAAAAGTAGAGTTTCATATTGGAATGCAGTTCACATTATATTATGCATTATAAGGCATCCTGAGCCTTTATTAAAAATCCCATTTCCAATCAAACAGCTTATCTTTTTATTAACTATATAAATAACATGACTGTGGGTTCCCATTATAGGTGTACTAAAGTAGTTTAGACATAATGTGTAAACTTTTAACATGGTTAGAGGGGTCTGGATCATTAAAATGTACATGACTAATAAAACACAATGGCATACAGAGTTGAAATCATTGCATTCGtcataaacaggcaaatcctTTACTGGGTAGGTTATCTCTGCAATGAACAAAACAGTAAAAAAGTAACAGTCTACTCTTCTATCTCACTTACATTAATTTAGTGCAATAAAACAAAACCTTCTCATTTTGTTGCTTGCCTTATAATAGTGATAAATAAAAAGATATAAAAATTACAGATTGCATGCCATGAGACAAGTATAAGGTTGTTACTGTAGCAAATTCATAATAAAAGATCTGACCAACTCTGTTCTTTGAAACAAATGCTTAGCTACTCTTTTAGTAGCTTCATTTTATGTACATGTTTCAGGCCTCCCAGTTTTAGGTGCCTTTCCAAAAAAATGTTACATTGGCGTAGTTGACAGGATCACGTCCACAATTACCTTAACCATTTTATAACAGCTCTTATAGcatatgattgtgggtttcactttTAGCTCATTAACAGCTGTGTATGTAATGTAGAAGATTTTAACACCACATTACACCTAACAGTGCTTCTGTTGCAAACAAATACAACTAACACAACACCATTATTTAACAAACGCCACAGTGCCAGCAATTCAATGACATTGTGGAAAAAATCAGTTgcacactgtatatatacatgtaaccaTAGTTACACAATAATATATTGCTAATAGTTATATCATGAGCGTGGAGCAGTTGCTATAGTGTTTTGCTAACACCCGGTACATAACCGTCGCATCAACTTAACCATCGGCTCTCGGATCTGTTTGAAGCACACTCCATAAACTACAATATGAAGAAGTGGGTGGAATAATATGATGTTTGGTCTAACGACATACTCCATGATGTTGTAGTAGACTTTATTGTTCAACCATATCCTTCCAGGAATGTAGAGTCCAGTGAACAGTAAACTGGACATTGAATTTCCTATTAGGATTATCAACAAAGTTAGCATGGGCTTTAGATGCTTCTTGAATTGTTGCAGCTTGCATTGCAAGTCTTCATTTTGTGCAGTCCTTTGTGACAACCTCACTCGCTTTTGGATTCGCCTACGAAACTGGTAAGCCTTGATAGCCAAGTATATGTTTAGTGATGTTGTGACTACAGCCTCCATAAAGATGGGGATAGCATAAGGTATGATGATTACCAGAAACTGTCCACCAGTCAAGATACATATGCCATATTCAGGGAATTCAGAGCCATCTGAGATAAACAGAGTATAAAACGAAACTATTACTGCTAACAGCCATGAGACACAGATCATTCCAACTACAACACGGCAGGTCATGATATGCTTGTACCGCAAAGGAAAGCCGATAGCTATCACTTTATCAACAGATATCATTATGAATGTTGTGTGGTAAGCTATCACTGGATGGTACACAAAGTTTAACAGTCCACAGTAGATTACATTTGTTCCAGCAGCAAACCCAACAATGGCTATACCAGCTGGTATAGTATTCCACAGTGCCAACATTATATCAGCCATCATCACGTTAGCTATCAGGAAGTTATGAGACTAATGCAAACACTTTGTCTTCTTGATGGTAACACAAACCAAACTAGCCATTGATATAATGATCAGTGTTGTGATCAACTTGAATGCCAGAGAAATGTAAGGGAAGGCTGCATGTATGATAGGTCCTTCTTGATCTGTGACGTTGCTTTGATTGTGATCTTGATCATCTCCTGATCCAGAGTAATACATCTTTAAATGTTCCTTCAGTCACGCTACTGTCAACTCTCTAACCGCACAAATGTGAGAATTTAGAGTCGAAAAAAGTTTTTGTGTAGCCTCAGTACAAAAGAAAAGTGTTACTGATAATGCTTTATTGAGGAGTTCTGTTAAAACACTTCAGTGAGATCAAACTGACACTGTCAAGACAAAAGTGCTTTACTGCTAATAGCAGCTTTGTAGTGTTGATGTGATATCTTTGCACATATTTGATAATTTTCTAACCATGTTATTCATGCTCTCAGTATGAGTTCCATGAACTATACAGTTCAACTATATCATTGAAGAgttaaacaataattatatggaTACAGTGCTGTGTTCACAGGATTTTACAAGTGGAAGGAATTTTGCAACTAAGACTGTTACAATATAGCTTACTCTTTGTCAATCAATAAACTTTGTTTTTCTAAGCGATCAAACAAACGCTTCATGAGACATGCCTGTTTGTAACCACCAATGTAAATTGGAAAAAGTATTGTGCGTTTACAATTCGTTTTCTagtttctggattatgcgggtttagtgtgtgtatcattgttgttacttgaaaaagctTTCATTTTAAACTCAGTATAAAATATACCAAATGGATaagactacaagtagctagtattcatCAGCACTcgatcgttaactctagagagtagtTGAATACTAAAAAACATGATCATCAAGATTTCAGCCCTAATATGGATATATATACTCATGTCCACACTGCACCCCATCCAGAGTAAACAGTCAACTCCACCTATTTTCATTGATGTACAACAATATTTTGGTTATCAAACATTAGTTATCAACTTGAAGAATGATTTAGCTCACCCATTC from Dysidea avara chromosome 2, odDysAvar1.4, whole genome shotgun sequence includes these protein-coding regions:
- the LOC136248073 gene encoding D(5)-like dopamine receptor, whose translation is MADIMLALWNTIPAGIAIVGFAAGTNVIYCGLLNFVYHPVIAYHTTFIMISVDKVIAIGFPLRYKHIMTCRVVVGMICVSWLLAVIVSFYTLFISDGSEFPEYGICILTGGQFLVIIIPYAIPIFMEAVVTTSLNIYLAIKAYQFRRRIQKRVRLSQRTAQNEDLQCKLQQFKKHLKPMLTLLIILIGNSMSSLLFTGLYIPGRIWLNNKVYYNIMEYVVRPNIILFHPLLHIVVYGVCFKQIREPMVKLMRRLCTGC